A stretch of [Clostridium] innocuum DNA encodes these proteins:
- a CDS encoding PTS system mannose/fructose/sorbose family transporter subunit IID — protein sequence MSELNLKKNEVIKGWAKYYLTAEVNSGFERLTAPAFSYGMSAILSKLYKEDEEEYKKALQRHLMFYNSEATWGSVIFGMTCALEEERAIMLQEGAGSEELEASADMISNLKVGLMGPLAGIGDTINHGMLRPLLLSMFIPLAAEGNWLAGVGPLLIWGVAITFLAYTLVTKGYTLGRKSVVSILKSGKLNQFIKTASVLGLFMMGALSSTYVKLVTPISWANAVGEKQLLQDVLNKIFPNILPLLVVFGIYFYIKKSGPKYVRILVSILVLSVVLSFFGIV from the coding sequence ATGAGCGAACTTAATCTGAAGAAAAATGAGGTAATCAAGGGCTGGGCAAAATATTATCTTACCGCCGAGGTGAATTCCGGCTTTGAGCGTTTGACGGCTCCGGCATTCTCCTATGGTATGAGTGCTATTCTTTCGAAGCTGTATAAGGAGGATGAGGAGGAATACAAAAAAGCATTACAGCGTCATTTAATGTTCTACAACTCCGAGGCAACCTGGGGCTCCGTTATTTTCGGTATGACCTGTGCTTTGGAGGAGGAGCGCGCGATTATGCTGCAGGAAGGGGCAGGCAGTGAAGAGCTGGAGGCCTCCGCTGATATGATCAGCAACCTGAAGGTCGGTCTGATGGGACCGCTGGCAGGAATTGGAGACACCATCAATCACGGGATGCTTCGTCCGCTGCTGCTATCCATGTTTATTCCACTGGCCGCAGAGGGGAACTGGCTGGCAGGTGTCGGACCGCTGCTGATCTGGGGTGTTGCCATAACATTTCTTGCGTATACACTTGTCACAAAGGGCTATACACTGGGAAGAAAATCAGTGGTATCCATTCTGAAATCCGGTAAGCTGAATCAGTTTATCAAGACAGCCAGCGTGCTTGGTCTGTTTATGATGGGGGCATTGTCTTCCACCTATGTAAAGCTTGTTACACCGATATCATGGGCAAATGCAGTTGGTGAAAAACAGCTGCTGCAGGATGTTTTGAATAAGATTTTCCCGAATATTCTGCCTCTGCTCGTCGTGTTTGGCATTTATTTCTATATTAAGAAAAGCGGTCCGAAGTATGTGCGCATTCTGGTATCCATCCTGGTGCTGTCTGTCGTACTTTCCTTCTTCGGTATCGTATAA
- a CDS encoding PTS sugar transporter subunit IIC, with the protein MNIGLALVFGVLYWLATNKLWYGTLHLVRQPLVLAVPIGLIMGNLGDAMKIGASLQMIYLGAIAPGGTLPADEALASCITIPVALAAGLEPDIAVTIAVPVGLLGVLLDNLKRTYHSYFVHLADKAAEKGDMKAMGRAEFWYPFFCSIPLRVLPTTLALLFGTDAVSAFLNAIPAWAMNGLSVAGGLLPALGFAVTIMVIGKKELIPYFILGFAMYAYTGMNTIGIAVIAICIAILQSQFTNSTGSTVAVDDDEGDF; encoded by the coding sequence ATGAACATAGGATTAGCCCTGGTATTTGGTGTACTCTACTGGCTGGCAACCAATAAACTCTGGTATGGTACACTGCATCTCGTCCGTCAGCCACTGGTGCTGGCGGTTCCGATTGGACTTATTATGGGAAACCTGGGGGATGCGATGAAAATCGGCGCATCTCTGCAGATGATTTATTTAGGCGCAATAGCTCCGGGAGGTACACTGCCTGCGGATGAGGCGCTGGCATCCTGCATTACGATTCCGGTGGCACTGGCAGCCGGATTAGAGCCGGATATCGCTGTAACCATTGCAGTTCCGGTAGGACTTCTGGGAGTTCTGCTGGATAATCTGAAGCGCACCTATCATTCCTACTTTGTCCACCTTGCGGACAAGGCAGCTGAAAAAGGGGATATGAAGGCAATGGGCAGAGCGGAATTCTGGTATCCGTTCTTCTGTTCCATTCCGCTGCGTGTTCTTCCGACAACACTGGCACTGCTGTTTGGAACCGATGCCGTATCCGCGTTCCTGAATGCGATTCCTGCATGGGCGATGAACGGTCTGAGTGTGGCAGGCGGTCTGCTTCCTGCACTTGGCTTTGCGGTAACTATCATGGTCATTGGGAAAAAGGAGCTTATCCCATACTTTATTCTTGGCTTTGCGATGTATGCCTATACAGGAATGAATACGATTGGAATTGCGGTAATTGCAATCTGTATTGCAATTCTTCAATCGCAGTTTACCAACAGTACAGGCAGCACAGTCGCTGTGGATGATGATGAAGGAGATTTCTGA
- a CDS encoding PTS sugar transporter subunit IIB has protein sequence MTEIKLIRIDFRLMHGQVVTNWIKQVSADSILIVDDKLAADKFLAQVFLMAAPPGVKAAIRPIEKAVAAFKKDVFKDKKLLILFKSVENAKKAFDLGFPMKALQVGGLGNGTNKVMISNELSLSEQEAEMLEAMQNEGVAVTLQVTPKDPAFTLHDALKEVRGK, from the coding sequence ATGACAGAAATCAAACTGATACGAATCGACTTTCGACTGATGCACGGACAGGTTGTCACAAACTGGATCAAGCAGGTATCCGCAGATTCCATTCTGATTGTGGATGATAAGCTGGCGGCAGACAAGTTTTTGGCACAGGTATTCCTGATGGCGGCGCCTCCGGGAGTAAAGGCGGCAATACGTCCGATTGAAAAAGCGGTAGCTGCATTTAAAAAGGATGTATTCAAGGATAAGAAGCTGCTTATTTTGTTTAAGTCTGTGGAAAATGCAAAGAAGGCCTTTGATTTGGGATTTCCGATGAAGGCACTGCAGGTAGGCGGTCTTGGCAACGGGACAAACAAGGTCATGATTTCAAATGAGCTGTCGTTAAGCGAACAGGAAGCGGAAATGCTGGAGGCTATGCAGAATGAGGGAGTAGCGGTAACGCTGCAGGTAACGCCGAAGGATCCGGCCTTCACACTCCACGACGCTTTGAAGGAAGTACGAGGGAAATAA
- a CDS encoding PTS sugar transporter subunit IIA, whose translation MIEPITYVILNHGRFGEELIKSAELIAGKTEHIHAVSLLSGMSIEEYYEEVRDYLTGVQGEILVLADLYGGTPSNVGMMLQREFSLHVVCGINLPMLIELILKRNNEECTIQELMEAGLEAARASIIQPNPIAFDEERG comes from the coding sequence GTGATAGAGCCGATAACGTATGTGATACTGAATCATGGTAGATTTGGAGAGGAGCTGATCAAAAGCGCAGAGCTGATTGCAGGAAAGACAGAGCATATTCATGCAGTTTCTCTATTGTCCGGAATGTCAATAGAGGAATATTACGAGGAGGTCAGAGACTATCTAACAGGCGTTCAGGGAGAAATCCTTGTGTTGGCGGATCTGTATGGAGGAACTCCCTCCAATGTGGGCATGATGCTGCAGCGGGAGTTTTCACTCCATGTAGTGTGCGGTATCAATCTGCCGATGCTGATAGAGCTGATCTTGAAGCGCAACAATGAAGAATGCACAATCCAGGAGTTAATGGAGGCTGGTCTTGAAGCGGCCAGAGCGTCCATCATACAGCCGAATCCGATTGCATTCGATGAAGAAAGAGGGTGA
- a CDS encoding transcription antiterminator encodes MDWGILENETEGVRIAGDKMLTKRQYSILSFYVENRGTYVSSNELAAMFDISVRTVKNELKIVRDFCDSYSSFVLDTLAGKGTRLCVLDDAAFEKDMEILRKKTLQLSCNTKNRVHSVMKMLMDATGYVSKYTLTETFYISESTLYHALNEIKKLLKQYDLALVHKTNLGYKIEGREIDKRMCIAKNEINDESTDHFALSEDVSDIYNVVADVFFKYHYQINEQTIQNITAHIALTLRRVRKGHFIEQQMEQDMPDSTEYQISSEILTRFLTRYRIKKQYMLNEINLLTQTILGKLDYSRNDHLQKEVNDFINDSFLYIRNKFCVNFEPAESLKLFLALHLVPLIYRIKSGTQLNNMMAPEIKQSFPLAYDIALYFTLLIKERFHLNVSADEISYLSLYFNYGLENIHLGNSAKKILIITSLRKSETVLLRHKILTWFPNQIAEITFITGDNDDFDTEDYDAIFSTDRNSEKYKGGITLISIFPDEKDFEKINLAINGYTDTDSILEKFSEDCYFYGEVKDKEEILDIICRNAIEKYKLDDEFLEVIKAREQITSSYFGNCIAVPHPLTPFSDETFVSLGVLKKPIAWDKNHNVRVVMLVSIEKNNPKAFQFWYYMSTFVRNEELLQNFFKKPSFLRFTEILKISLEKDFD; translated from the coding sequence ATGGATTGGGGTATACTAGAAAATGAAACAGAGGGGGTAAGGATTGCAGGTGATAAAATGCTGACAAAGAGACAATACTCGATATTATCTTTTTATGTGGAAAACCGGGGAACGTATGTTTCATCCAATGAACTCGCTGCTATGTTTGATATCAGTGTACGGACAGTAAAAAACGAGCTGAAGATCGTCCGTGATTTTTGCGATTCCTATTCCTCATTTGTACTGGATACACTTGCAGGAAAGGGAACCAGATTATGTGTACTGGATGATGCGGCATTTGAAAAGGACATGGAGATTCTGCGCAAGAAAACGCTGCAGCTTTCCTGTAATACAAAAAACCGAGTTCACTCCGTTATGAAAATGCTGATGGATGCGACCGGCTATGTATCGAAATACACACTGACAGAGACCTTCTATATCAGTGAATCCACACTGTATCACGCACTGAACGAAATCAAAAAGCTGTTAAAGCAATACGATCTTGCACTGGTACATAAAACAAATCTCGGCTATAAGATCGAGGGCAGAGAAATTGACAAGCGGATGTGCATAGCAAAAAATGAAATCAATGATGAATCCACCGATCACTTTGCATTATCCGAAGATGTATCGGATATATACAATGTAGTGGCTGATGTGTTTTTCAAATACCATTATCAGATCAATGAACAGACCATTCAGAATATTACTGCGCATATCGCACTCACACTGCGCAGAGTCAGAAAGGGACATTTCATTGAACAGCAAATGGAACAGGATATGCCGGATTCCACAGAATATCAGATTTCCTCGGAAATACTGACGCGCTTTCTTACCAGATACCGCATCAAGAAGCAATACATGTTAAATGAAATCAATTTGTTGACGCAGACCATTCTGGGAAAGCTTGATTACTCCAGAAATGATCATCTGCAAAAGGAGGTCAATGATTTTATCAACGATTCCTTTTTGTATATTCGCAACAAGTTCTGTGTCAACTTTGAGCCTGCGGAAAGCCTGAAGCTGTTTCTTGCACTGCATCTGGTACCGCTCATTTACCGTATCAAATCCGGAACACAGCTTAATAATATGATGGCACCGGAAATCAAACAGTCCTTCCCGCTTGCTTATGATATCGCCCTATACTTCACGCTGCTGATCAAGGAGCGGTTTCATCTGAATGTTTCTGCGGATGAAATTTCCTATCTGTCCCTGTATTTCAATTACGGGCTGGAAAATATTCATCTGGGAAATTCCGCAAAGAAAATCTTGATTATCACATCGCTTCGCAAGTCGGAAACAGTCCTGCTGCGTCATAAGATTTTAACCTGGTTTCCCAATCAGATTGCAGAGATTACCTTTATCACCGGAGACAATGACGATTTCGATACCGAGGATTATGATGCTATTTTCTCCACCGATAGAAACAGTGAGAAATATAAGGGTGGTATTACACTGATCAGTATTTTCCCGGATGAGAAGGATTTTGAAAAAATCAATCTGGCAATCAACGGCTATACAGACACGGATTCCATACTGGAGAAGTTCAGTGAGGATTGTTATTTCTATGGTGAGGTGAAGGATAAGGAAGAAATTCTGGATATTATCTGTCGCAATGCCATTGAAAAATATAAGCTGGATGATGAGTTTCTGGAGGTCATTAAGGCAAGGGAACAGATTACCAGCTCTTACTTCGGTAACTGCATTGCCGTACCGCATCCGCTCACACCGTTTTCGGATGAAACCTTTGTATCTCTGGGGGTATTGAAAAAGCCCATCGCATGGGATAAGAATCACAATGTTCGTGTAGTTATGCTGGTATCCATTGAAAAGAATAATCCGAAGGCATTTCAGTTCTGGTATTATATGAGCACCTTTGTGCGCAATGAGGAGCTGCTGCAGAATTTTTTCAAAAAACCCAGCTTTCTGCGTTTCACGGAAATATTGAAAATATCACTGGAAAAGGATTTTGACTAG
- a CDS encoding MATE family efflux transporter encodes MKNMTQGNVTKLIMAFAIPVLLGNVFQQFYTMADTMMVGQILGVNSLAAIGASASLSNLVIGLCTGVSMGVSIMIAQYYGARDEEGMKKATAGCIKLCMISVVVIFVVAILLKKPLLYLLQTPSSILGMADSYLTIIIIGLFVTMAYNMMASMMRSIGDSRTPLYFLIIASILNVALDYIFIAIIQLGVAGAAYATVIAQLISVILCFLYMRKKYPMFIVKKEDFHVEREILRKQLSMGISMGLMNSIVSLGSVILQSAVNSLGEVTIAAHTAARKVVEMFMQPLISIAIADTTFVSQNLGAQRFSRIRAGMKSSVWISFLWVCIVVLLSFTCIDFFIGFLVNAKQTEVISLATYYTRISSVFYFILAVLFIYRNGLQGLGNGRGPIISSCIEMAVKIAATFALIPFTGYTGVCLAEPIAWSLMGPCLMVFFYRDLKRKEQQLEMHTMEAYQKIELP; translated from the coding sequence ATGAAAAATATGACACAGGGCAATGTCACGAAGCTGATTATGGCATTTGCGATACCTGTTTTACTCGGCAACGTATTTCAGCAATTCTATACCATGGCGGACACCATGATGGTAGGACAGATTCTGGGTGTAAATTCACTGGCGGCTATCGGTGCGAGTGCATCCCTTTCCAATCTGGTCATTGGACTTTGCACTGGTGTTTCCATGGGTGTTTCCATCATGATTGCTCAATATTACGGAGCGCGTGATGAAGAGGGCATGAAAAAAGCCACGGCAGGATGTATCAAGCTTTGCATGATCAGTGTTGTTGTGATCTTTGTAGTCGCAATCCTGTTGAAAAAGCCGCTGCTGTATCTGTTACAGACACCATCCTCCATTCTGGGGATGGCGGATTCCTATCTGACCATTATTATCATTGGACTGTTTGTGACAATGGCATACAATATGATGGCGAGTATGATGCGTTCCATCGGAGACAGTCGGACACCTCTGTATTTTCTAATCATAGCATCCATTCTCAACGTGGCTCTTGACTATATATTTATCGCAATCATCCAGCTGGGGGTGGCTGGTGCAGCATATGCTACTGTTATTGCACAGCTGATAAGCGTTATCCTCTGCTTTCTTTATATGCGTAAGAAATATCCGATGTTCATCGTTAAAAAAGAGGATTTCCATGTCGAGCGTGAAATTCTGAGAAAGCAGTTATCCATGGGAATTTCCATGGGCTTGATGAATTCCATCGTTTCTCTAGGCTCTGTCATATTGCAAAGTGCGGTAAACAGTCTGGGAGAAGTAACGATTGCAGCACATACCGCAGCCCGCAAGGTAGTGGAAATGTTTATGCAGCCGCTGATCAGCATTGCGATTGCCGATACGACCTTTGTTTCTCAGAACCTCGGTGCACAGCGGTTTTCTAGAATCCGTGCCGGTATGAAATCCAGTGTATGGATCAGCTTTCTGTGGGTGTGTATTGTGGTTCTCTTATCCTTTACTTGCATTGACTTCTTCATCGGCTTTCTTGTCAATGCAAAGCAGACGGAGGTGATCTCTCTGGCGACTTATTATACCCGCATCAGCAGTGTCTTCTATTTCATCCTGGCTGTCTTGTTTATTTATCGAAACGGATTGCAGGGTCTGGGCAACGGCAGGGGTCCGATCATTTCCAGCTGTATCGAAATGGCGGTGAAAATAGCGGCAACCTTTGCCTTGATCCCGTTTACCGGCTATACCGGTGTGTGCCTTGCGGAACCGATTGCATGGTCGCTCATGGGACCGTGTCTGATGGTGTTTTTCTATCGTGATCTCAAAAGAAAGGAACAGCAGCTGGAGATGCATACGATGGAAGCATATCAAAAAATTGAATTACCATAA
- a CDS encoding helix-turn-helix transcriptional regulator, translating to MEFKDNLYRIRKEKGMSQEELAALCDVSRQAISKWENGTANPDMENLKILSRSLQVSIDELLGNKIPLEKEVVKEKEVIYVHNRYTYEKRYRSKLSICGIPLVDINVGRGRTEEGYWRVAKGIIAIGNVSVGVISIGLLSVGLCSLGLLTLGLLFAIGPLALSYFAIGCLAIGYISIGAIAIGVYSIGAISIGFKFAIGALAYGEIAMGTNPVGDIVYHLRSSNTCFLDSQEYLQFQEYLSRESLPKIIEFFVQVIPLC from the coding sequence ATGGAATTCAAAGACAATTTATATCGAATAAGAAAAGAAAAAGGAATGTCGCAGGAAGAGCTTGCAGCACTGTGTGATGTATCGCGGCAGGCGATATCCAAGTGGGAAAATGGTACTGCCAATCCAGATATGGAGAATCTGAAAATACTCTCCAGAAGCTTGCAGGTCAGCATTGATGAGCTGCTGGGAAATAAAATCCCCCTGGAAAAAGAGGTTGTTAAGGAGAAGGAAGTTATTTATGTGCATAACCGCTATACATATGAAAAGCGGTATCGCTCCAAGCTGTCAATCTGTGGAATTCCCCTTGTGGATATCAATGTTGGAAGAGGACGTACGGAGGAAGGCTATTGGAGGGTTGCCAAGGGAATTATTGCGATTGGAAATGTTTCCGTCGGTGTGATTTCCATCGGACTTTTAAGCGTGGGACTATGCAGTCTGGGTCTGCTCACACTGGGGCTATTGTTCGCCATCGGTCCGCTTGCATTATCCTACTTTGCCATTGGCTGTCTGGCTATCGGCTACATCAGCATCGGTGCGATTGCTATCGGTGTATACAGTATCGGTGCGATTTCCATCGGGTTTAAATTTGCCATCGGCGCTCTTGCATATGGTGAAATTGCGATGGGGACAAATCCGGTTGGGGATATCGTATACCATCTGCGCTCCTCCAATACCTGCTTTCTGGATTCGCAGGAATACCTGCAGTTTCAGGAATACCTGTCCAGAGAATCACTGCCGAAAATCATTGAATTCTTTGTACAGGTGATACCATTGTGCTGA
- a CDS encoding DUF2000 domain-containing protein, with protein sequence MEKNRKCVMVMDASLAPGIAANTAALLGMTLGSKVKEAIGCDVQDADGNIHMGILQIPLPILKMETEKLQELRRQLFDQEYEDVIIVDFSDAAQTCNVYEDWIVKVKNLPENQFHYLGIGLYGDKKKINRLCGSLPLYR encoded by the coding sequence ATGGAGAAAAACAGAAAATGCGTCATGGTGATGGATGCATCACTGGCACCGGGAATTGCCGCAAATACCGCGGCACTGCTGGGGATGACACTGGGAAGTAAGGTGAAGGAAGCCATCGGCTGTGATGTTCAGGATGCGGATGGAAATATACATATGGGCATTCTGCAAATACCGCTTCCGATTCTGAAGATGGAAACAGAAAAGCTTCAGGAGTTGCGTCGGCAGCTGTTTGATCAGGAATATGAGGATGTCATTATCGTTGATTTCAGTGATGCAGCACAAACCTGCAATGTGTATGAGGACTGGATTGTGAAGGTAAAAAATCTGCCGGAGAATCAGTTTCATTACCTCGGTATTGGCCTGTATGGTGATAAAAAGAAAATCAACAGATTATGCGGAAGCCTGCCGCTGTACCGGTAA